In Comamonas koreensis, the genomic stretch ATGCAGATCGACGCGCCACCGGACCAAAGCATCACCTTCCCAGCACAGACCTTGCAGCGCAATGTGGCCGATGGGGCGTTCAGCATTGACCCGGCAGCGACGGCCAGCTCAACCCTGGCGGTGAGCTACACAAGCCTAACCCCATCCATCTGCACCGTATCAGGTACCACGGTGACGCCACTGGCTGGTGGTCTGTGCACCATCGCTGCCGACCAGCCGGGGGGCACTGTGGGCATAGTGGCTTTCAACGCTGCCGCGCAGGTGACTCAGAGCGTGACCGTGCAAAGCGCGCAGACCATCACCTTCCCGTCCCAGTCTGCCCACAGCGTGGTGACGGGCAACAGCTTTACGCTGGAACCTGCTGCAACGGCTAGCTCTGGCCTGGCGGTGAGCTACACCAGTCTGACGCCTACCGTATGCACAGTGGCTGGAAGCTCTGTGCGCGTGCTGACAACCGGTACCTGCACCATTGAAGCCAACCAGGAAGGCAACGACTATTTCACGGTGGCTGAGCCTGTGACTCAGTCCATCACTGTCACTGCGCTGCCTGCTGCAACCCCTGTGCCGACGCTGGGAACCTGGTCACTGGCCATGTTGGCTGCGATGCTGGGCTTGGTGGGCTTCCGTCGCCGCGCCTGACAGGTTAGTTAATAAACAATAAGCCTCACCAGTGCCGTAGTGGCGCAGGGGAGGCTTTTTCTATTTTCGGGTGCAAGCCTAAGCATTCCCTTATCGCGTTTTATTACGGCACCTCCCATGATGCTCAGTATGCTGGAAGATCCACAAACTGATACGTCGCTGCACGATCTATTGGCCCTCCAAATGAAGCCTTTAATTAGGAGGGATGGAATTCACACGGTAGATGCAGGTCGCCATGACTACCAGCATCATTTGCTCAAGATGTGTAGCATGGGAAATTTCAGGTTCGATTAAATTAGGGCAGCAATTCTTAGAGCTTGACTCTCCGAAGGCTGTATAAAATTATGCTCTTTTTTCTGGAGTCCATATAGAAGATTCGAAACATGGCATCAAAGTGCCCAAGCTCGAAAAAATAGTCAGAAACAACCACAACCTCGTAGCGCAAGACCTATCGTCCATGCTTATGATCCAGGAAATACGGGCGATGACCCATGAGTGCATGCTTGCCCTCCTCCATGAAGAACATAGGCTGTCCGGCCCTGCTCACTATAACAACCATCATTTATTGGTGCACGAAATCAACCGCCGTGTATGAGCAAGGATCGAGAAGCTGGGCAGTAGTGCCAAGTATCGGGTTCTCGGTGGTTGCTGCTGGCATGTTGTGTATTGTTATGGCTATTGCTTCCTGCGTCGATGGAAGCGCTCCCCTTACGAAGCGCATGCATGAGTTGCAAAATAGTTGGCTCAAGCCCGAAAGCAGCCAAAGCATTACTGGCAGCTGTCTGTCTCCGACCGTCTCGATCATTGAATGACGGAAACAAGCGTCCATCCCCCAGGCTAGCATCATGGTGCAAGTGAATCACAGAGCGCTGAGCCAGACAGCCCCATCCAAGGGAGACGCAGATTCACCTTAGCATAACAAGTGCGCCATGACTAACCCTGGTAGCGCACTCGAACCTCCTGCACCCCGGAAGGCTAAACGGCTGCAGTACACGGTACGTAACTTGTGAACATGCCCAGTGCGGAGTCGAAAGTCAAGCCAGAGAGCTATCAAACTGCTCTTGTTCCGAGGTTGCATGCAGAGTTACCACAGCGCAGCACGAAAAACCTAGGCGGCACTTCCAAAGTCTACGCATCCAAAAAAATCGCCTAGACCTCCTCGGGTGCCGATAAATCATAAATAGCCTACAGGGAGGGAGCTAACAAACAAATACTAATGATCAGAGACCGCGGCTCAATCTTATAATAGAATTACCCATCATTACGCTGTTGGGCACAATTAATTCATGCCCGTCAGCATTAATCAACTGCGTAAACCCTAGAGAGATGACTTCAACCTTAGCGGTCACTACCCCAAGAGGGGAATTAATTTGAATAGTATCCCCAACACGAATTTGTCTATATAGCACCAATGAAAAGCCAGCAATTACGTTGCCCAGCGTACTCTGAGCTGCCATCCCGACTACCACAGACACCACGCTTACTCCTGCAAGTAGCGCTGTACCTAAAGCTCTCAACTCCGGTATCAAATGCGCGTAGAGAACAAACCCAAAGACGCAAGTTAATAGCTGTGCAAACTCGCTCACAAATTGCAGCGCAGTAGTGTCTGATAGGTGTAGTGCCACGTGCCGGACACTTCTACGGATCAGCAATACGACGATAAGTATCAATCCCAGAATCAAAGCACCAATTAATAGTGCGCCAAGAGGAGATCTGGGAGATAAAGCGGTACCGAATGACCCCAAGAAAGCACTCATACAAATCAACCCAGTGTTCGATATATGAAGTGTACCTTGCATAACAGCTATTGACACGAAGATAGTCATAGCTACCATGCCCTGAACTTAAAGAAATGCTGAACATACATAAGTGAAGCCGGAGCTAGCACACACGTCGCATACAGTGCAATCCAGCCACTATCTCCTCCTCCTAGCTCCCACGATCGCAGCGCACTCATACCTCCTGCATCCGGTACCCCCCACCCTCCACCCCTGAAAGGCGTGGCCGGGGGGAAACGAGTGGGGAAGTGGCTACAAGGGTAGCGCGCATGCATCTCGCAAGGCTAACCGACTGCAGGACACAATTTATAGCCAGCGAACACGCCCAAGTGCCGGCATTGGAGTTCAAGCCAGCGAGCCATCAACCTGCGATAGCCACGAAGTTGCATGGTGAGGTACCGAAGTACAGCGCGCAAACTAGCTGTTGATCTGTAATAGGTTGTTCAATCCACGTCGGGAGGCTGGAGGCTTGCGGCCGAAGGCTGAGTGCGGTTTTCGGGCGATGTAGTAAGACAAGAAGGCGGGGAACCACGCAGTGCGCTCTTGGCTGTTCTCCCATATGCACCCGTAAGTCCATTCACGCAGGCACGTCTGGATGAAACGCTCGGCCTTGTCATTGGTTTGCGGGCCATAGGGCCGTTTGAAGGTGTATTTGATACCCATGGCTTGGCAGATACGCGCGAATTCTTAAGGCTGCTCATCCGGCAGAATTCCTCGGAGTTGCTGAAGCGTGGTCACACCAGTTTGCCAGACTTGTCCAGCTGAACAAGCTATTGAAACATCACATGTAGGCAAGCCTCGGAGAATCACCCACCCCTGCATCCGTGACGTCAGCCGGACCCAGAGATCGTGGAGGTCATCGTCCTTTTCGAGGCTGCCTTCCTCCAGCGCAGACAACGTAAAGTTAAAAGGAAGACGCATTGCATTTGCATTGGGGAGAGCCGGGTCAGTCTGGCTAGTGGATCAGGGATAAGCGCCCACCCCCACCTCTGGCTCGTCCAGCCGTTGTCTACAACGACCAGACCTACATATCCAACTCCCGCACCGTTGTGGAAAACATCCACAACAGCACCCATGTGCATGTAGTCAACACGGCTCCAGTGGCAGAGTCAGCCCGACCTGCAATGACCACTGGCGAGCTCCCCGACGGCCACGGGGTCGCGCTGGCAGCCGGCGTAGCAGCGGCAGGCGGCTACGCACTCAGCCAACGCCAGACCATCGACCCGGCTGAGATGCCAATCAGCCCGGGCGTGCAGCCTATGGTCCGCCCCAGTGCCGTGGCACCCATGCAGCCGCTTCCAGACTCCCATGCCCAGACAACCCCGGCACCTGCCCATCAACGGCCCGGCGGGTTGACCATGCCACAACCGATGGCACAGCCGCCAGCACACGGCCAACCCCTGGAAGCACAGCACACACAGCAAGCGCAAGCGCGCCAGCAGCAAATGGCACAGCAGCGCGCACAGCAAGACCAGATACACCAACAGCAGATGGCGCAGCAACGCGCCCAACATGAACAGATGCAACAACAAATAAGAGCCCAACAGCATGCACAAGCAGCGCAAATGCGCCAGCAACAGATGCACCAGCAAGCGCAGTCAAGCGCCCACCCGCAGCTTCGTGAAGGCCAACATGGCGAACGCCGCGACCGCCAGTAAGTCCGCATGGCTGTGTCTGGTGCAGCAGCTGTGCAGGCCATGTGGGGGCTGTGCGGGATGGCTTAATCGCCATAAGGGGCGCAATCTGCTGCACGCACCAGAACGGGAAGCCTAGGCGGCATTCGCCAGCCTCTCCCTGGGGCGACACCCTAGGGCGATGGCTGCACAAACGCAGGCAAGGAATGTCCTCTTTGCGTCGACCTGAGCGCTCTGATTCGGTCCCAGGGGAAGGTCGTGCCGCAGCCGCGGACGGCTACACGATCAACGATGGAGACAACGAAACCCATTGCTTGGCCGTGGTCACGCAGGACCATGGGTATGGCCATATCGCTGCATCCGCGTCGTCAGCGCCGGCATCGCGCCGTAGCAGCCCGGAATGGGCCAACGCGATGACAGGGGCAATGGCCACAGCGCTTGTCTCAGCCGTGACCGCGTTGACGGGGTGCCGTTCTTATCCTTGCATCCGTCGCATGACAATCCCGTGACCCTTTCCGCGGTCTCCTCCCACACCCAAAATGAACATGAAAAAAACCTTGCTGGCCATCGCCGCTGCTGCGGCCCTTTCTTTGAGCGTATCGGGCTGCTCCGACAGCAGCGCCTCCTCGCTGCGCTACAACGCCACGCTGGACCAGGCTTCGCAGGCCGAGAAGGCGGCCGTCCTCCAAACACTGCAGGAGCTGGTCAACATCGAGACAGGTACCAATGACCCCGTTGGCATTCCGCAGATGGGCAACTACCTCGAAGCCCGCCTACAGGCACTCGGCGCCAATGTGGTGCGCCATAAGGCAGAGGCGGGTGTGGTGGGCGACAACATTGTCGGCACTTTCCAGGGCAGCGGCACCAAGAGCCTGCTGCTGATGGCCCACATGGATACCGTGTATGCGAGCGGTATCCTGGCTACGGCGCCTTTCAAGGTCGAAGGCGACAAGGCCTATGGCGCCGGCATTGCCGATGCCAAGGGCGGCATCGCCGTCATCTTGCACAGCCTGGGCCTGCTCAAGGCGCAGAATTTCAGCAAGTTCAAGACCATCACGGTGATGTTCAACACCGATGAGGAAAAGGGCTCCTTCGGTTCGCGCGACCTGATCCAGAAGCTGGCCGCCTCGCACGACTATGTGCTGTCCTACGAGCCTTCCGGCCTGGAAGAAGGCTTTGGCACTGCGACCTCCGGCATTGCCTATGTACAGGCGGTGGTGCATGGCAAGGCATCGCACGCAGGTGTGGCACCGGAGGCGGGCATCAATGCGCTGACCGAGGCCTCGGCCCTGGTGCTGCGCACGCAGGACATCCAGGACAAATCCAAGGAACGCGGCTTTAACTGGACCACGATGACCGCTGGCGGCAGCGCCACCAACATCATCCCGGACAAGGCCGTGGTCAATGCCGACGTGCGCTATGGCAAGAACGAGGATCTGGACCTGATGAAGGGCATGCTCGACAAAGCCGCATCGACGCCCCATGTGCACGGCGCCACCATCGACATCAACCTGACCCGGGGCCGCCCCGCCTTCAACGCCAACGACGAGGGTGTCAAGCTGATCCAGAAGGCGATCACCATCTATGCCGATGTGGGCGGTAAATCGCAGATGTACACCACGCGCGGCGGTGGCGGCTCGGACGCTGCCTATGCCGCGCTGTCGGGCAAGCCAGTCATTGAGGGTCTGGGTCTGCCCGGCGCCAACTACCACTCCAACCTGGCTGAGTATGTGCTGACCGAGCCCATCGCGCGGCGCCTCTACCTGTCGGCACAGCTGATCTCCGATCTGGGACAGGGCATGTAATCCACCCAGCCCACCTCCCCTGTGCAGGCGCCAGCCAACACTGGCGCCTTTTTATTTATGGGGCCCGCCCCATGCACGCGCGGCACTGATGCGTCAGCGGAACTGGCGAAAAAAGACGACGATGCCGGGGCCTGCCAGCGTACGCGGCAGTATCGCGCCCGGCGGCCACTGCGGACTATGATGGCCGGGTCAGTGGGCAGCCCGAGGGTTCATGCAGGCGCTGCCCGCCCCCAGCTTGAGGAGTCATGCCATGTTCTCTATGAGTGTTCCTTGGTGGGAATTTGTCGTTCGCGGCTTTGTCGTCTACGCATTCCTGCTGGTGTTTCTGCGGCTGACCGGCCGGCGCCAGATTGGGCAATACGACCCCTTCGATCTCATCCTGCTGCTGATCCTGTCCAACGCCGTGCAGAACTCGATGAATGCAGGCGACAACTCGCTGATCGGCGGGCTGATCTCAGCCACGACTTTGATCGCCTGCCACTCCATCGTGGCGCAGCTGAGCTACCGCAGCAGGCGGGTGTCGCGCTGGGTCGATGGCATTCCCAAGCGATTGATATCCAACGGCCAGGTCAACCGCCAGGTGATGGATGCCGAACTCCTCACCAGTGATGACCTGAAAGCGGCGCTGCGCGGCGCAGGCTGCCTGCACACCTACGAGGTGGAGCAGGCGACGATTGAGACCAACGGGCAGATAACGATTGTGCTGCGCAACCGCGACAGCTCCTCGGGCGCGTCGGACGCGGTCTAGGCCTTGAGCTGCTCGCGCAGCTTGAACTTCTGGATCTTGCCCGATGGCGTGGCCGGCATGTCTGCGAGCACCACCAGGCGTTCGGGCAGGTAGTGCGGCGCCAGCTTCTGCGTCCGCAAGAACGCGGTCACATCGGCCAGCGCCGGCTCGGCTGCGCCGGGCTTGAGCACGATCACCGCGCAAGCCCGCTCACCCAGGCGCTCGTCCGCATAAGCCACCACCGCGGCCTGCGCCACGGCCGGGTGCTTGTAGAGCAGAGACTCCACCTCCACCACCGGAATGTTCTCGCCACCTCGGATGATCACATCCTTACTGCGGCCGGTGATACGGATATAGCCTTGCGCATCCATGCGCGCCTGGTCGCCGGTATCGAACCAGCCGTCATCGGTGGTGGCATTGAGATGCGGGCGTTTCAGATAGCCACCAAAGTTGGAGTTGGCCCGTACCCACAACTGGCCAATCTCGCCGCGCGGGCGCTCCTGGCCCAGGTCGTCCAGCACCTTGACCTCGGCGCCGGGCAAGGGCAGACCGTCGGTCTCCACCGCGCGCTGCGCGCCATCGCCGGGCAAGGTGGTGGTAACAGCGCCGTTCTCCGACATGCCCCAGGCCGAGATGATCTGCGCGCCCAAGGCCGTTTGCGCCTGCTCCACCAAGGGGCCGGGGATGGGCGCGCCGGCACACAAAAAAGTGCGCAGGCTGGGCACCGCCCCACTGGCAGCCACTTCGCGTGACAGATCGGCCAGAAACGGCGTCGACGCCATCGTGAACGTACAGTGCCATTGCCGTATCAGTTGCGCCGCCGTGGCGGCGTTCCACACATCCAGCAGCACCGCCGTGGCGCCCAGCATCACCGGCATCATCAGCCCGTACATAAAGCCGGTCTGGTGCGCCATGGGCGACGCCAT encodes the following:
- a CDS encoding mechanosensitive ion channel domain-containing protein, giving the protein MSAFLGSFGTALSPRSPLGALLIGALILGLILIVVLLIRRSVRHVALHLSDTTALQFVSEFAQLLTCVFGFVLYAHLIPELRALGTALLAGVSVVSVVVGMAAQSTLGNVIAGFSLVLYRQIRVGDTIQINSPLGVVTAKVEVISLGFTQLINADGHELIVPNSVMMGNSIIRLSRGL
- the aliA gene encoding cyclohexanecarboxylate-CoA ligase, whose translation is MQFDAVLLAPRRAQMRSQGWWRDTTINDALDQAAQHWPDRLALVAQRTGEDTAQSFNYAQLARMADRVAIGLWRLGVRPADVVACQLPNVWKFTVLYLACARIGAVLNPLMPIFRERELLFMLGHGEAKLVVVLKDFRNVDYEAMLKGIQPQLPQLQHVVAIGGAGVDSFEALLTQPAWERDADAAQVLSSHRVPPDAITQLIYTSGTTGEPKGVMHSSNTLMANINAYAERLALGRDDVVLMASPMAHQTGFMYGLMMPVMLGATAVLLDVWNAATAAQLIRQWHCTFTMASTPFLADLSREVAASGAVPSLRTFLCAGAPIPGPLVEQAQTALGAQIISAWGMSENGAVTTTLPGDGAQRAVETDGLPLPGAEVKVLDDLGQERPRGEIGQLWVRANSNFGGYLKRPHLNATTDDGWFDTGDQARMDAQGYIRITGRSKDVIIRGGENIPVVEVESLLYKHPAVAQAAVVAYADERLGERACAVIVLKPGAAEPALADVTAFLRTQKLAPHYLPERLVVLADMPATPSGKIQKFKLREQLKA
- a CDS encoding glutamate carboxypeptidase; its protein translation is MNMKKTLLAIAAAAALSLSVSGCSDSSASSLRYNATLDQASQAEKAAVLQTLQELVNIETGTNDPVGIPQMGNYLEARLQALGANVVRHKAEAGVVGDNIVGTFQGSGTKSLLLMAHMDTVYASGILATAPFKVEGDKAYGAGIADAKGGIAVILHSLGLLKAQNFSKFKTITVMFNTDEEKGSFGSRDLIQKLAASHDYVLSYEPSGLEEGFGTATSGIAYVQAVVHGKASHAGVAPEAGINALTEASALVLRTQDIQDKSKERGFNWTTMTAGGSATNIIPDKAVVNADVRYGKNEDLDLMKGMLDKAASTPHVHGATIDINLTRGRPAFNANDEGVKLIQKAITIYADVGGKSQMYTTRGGGGSDAAYAALSGKPVIEGLGLPGANYHSNLAEYVLTEPIARRLYLSAQLISDLGQGM
- a CDS encoding DUF421 domain-containing protein, with protein sequence MFSMSVPWWEFVVRGFVVYAFLLVFLRLTGRRQIGQYDPFDLILLLILSNAVQNSMNAGDNSLIGGLISATTLIACHSIVAQLSYRSRRVSRWVDGIPKRLISNGQVNRQVMDAELLTSDDLKAALRGAGCLHTYEVEQATIETNGQITIVLRNRDSSSGASDAV